In Psychrobacter immobilis, a single genomic region encodes these proteins:
- the hemP gene encoding hemin uptake protein HemP yields MVISRYLNCRENRLPTLQSQHLFALTKEVRIEHEGEEYRLRLTRNNRLILTK; encoded by the coding sequence ATGGTTATCTCTCGTTACTTGAATTGCCGTGAAAACCGTTTACCAACTTTGCAATCACAACACTTATTTGCACTCACTAAAGAAGTGCGTATTGAGCATGAGGGTGAAGAGTATCGACTACGTTTGACACGTAATAATCGCTTAATCCTGACCAAATAG
- a CDS encoding autotransporter assembly complex protein TamA, with translation MKHQPSTLARNVSMMQCDTDNVREDIKIQDFQSNRFQKTRRSAAVTTHGNAPRIYFTRSALFTALATSLVGFGMAPAALADTTNNVSSPKPPTSNQIAVDQSNNQPTNTQSTTLSDDDTQLDIALDALRLKKAVEQGIIDQSVLDEYSEQSLGIKKSDAQDKSAKKPAAQPQSTANAQANAMDNMAGANDAQLDLSNNANDDLLQQAAAIQQQGYQMMTPEEIDRELAAMDMQNTQDIDDINNSTNVNNNNNNNDISNNDRDFDAPIATLDDATPPIGLDVDLDATNLPTPNNLETLGRNESAAERAQTAEVMSRPIDVSDSVSSGRVDGTGTFDNEIVANASDETNEDGTTSDIINPDDYLPDYQADSQGINQSIEQASKPKPMARNKGNIVKRLYNRLFNAGVMALPHVDTTIYLRQATAEGAVDGKPKLTKADNDVQPMKNIKAALDDTTVQSVTDFTAALPRLRQTALEAAQAVGYYDITLRLRQRNADTIDVIIEELGEPVRVDSRIVEIRGEGSEQPEYIALEKDLPPQVDDIFNHRVYKDSKAALESLSNTYGYFDQYWLNKSVDIILPDNTADVSLVYNTGDRYEFDDVVFFTYDEETNTLTQDPDKLPVELSLLQQLFDFKPGDPFYRPAVTEFSNDLSATRYFNTVNVESILPPDERSEASTLAFDNTPTNNSGTLDDDINSDGALDIAGNNGAESSAASNSSRVNKDNNADDGDENNAESEGNTTANSGETVNPADIAAIDFEADAATLDKLQAIKQKAERLSRLPNDRVLDEKDQEADNILGKISDGISNIAQKIFPDEESLITDENFVPPTLAGRKTPRQVAESKKVPLYVFVSSSKPRDAQVGLGYGTDTGVRATAKIDYNLLNRKGYQAGAETEVSRITKNVAVYASRPWKHPLNDKLDARLTYEEEVIDQGEGNFDLSTTTLKAALARNIRRDSGWNRSYSVNYRLDELETGVDETELDDLPIRFTSSKPKQQALLFGYGMNKTDVDSVTNPTRGMRQYYSLEAGADKALSDTNMAIIRAGVSGIYSFGDEQKHQVLGSLNTGYIWADDFYDVPYKLRFFAGGDQSIRGYDYESLSPLDKGYLTGGQVLAVGSAEYNYEFKPGFRGAFFTDVGNAYDKNFETETKVGVGVGIRWASPVGVVRVDVAAGVTEESIPVRLHFFIGSPL, from the coding sequence ATGAAACACCAGCCTTCAACGCTCGCGCGCAATGTATCGATGATGCAGTGTGATACGGATAATGTTCGAGAGGATATTAAAATTCAAGATTTTCAGAGTAACCGTTTTCAAAAAACACGTCGTTCAGCAGCTGTGACAACTCATGGCAATGCGCCGCGCATTTATTTTACGCGTTCAGCACTTTTCACTGCGCTAGCGACCAGCCTAGTGGGTTTCGGTATGGCACCTGCTGCATTGGCTGATACCACAAATAATGTCAGTTCTCCTAAACCACCTACGAGCAATCAAATAGCTGTCGATCAATCAAACAATCAACCAACCAATACTCAATCGACCACACTGTCAGATGATGATACTCAGCTCGATATCGCTTTGGATGCATTGCGCCTAAAAAAGGCAGTAGAGCAGGGCATTATCGATCAGTCAGTATTGGATGAGTACAGCGAACAAAGCCTAGGCATTAAGAAGTCTGATGCTCAAGATAAAAGCGCTAAAAAACCAGCTGCTCAGCCTCAGAGTACGGCTAATGCTCAGGCAAATGCCATGGATAATATGGCTGGCGCAAATGATGCTCAGCTCGATCTTTCCAATAACGCCAATGATGACTTGTTGCAACAAGCCGCAGCGATACAGCAGCAGGGTTATCAGATGATGACGCCCGAGGAGATTGATCGTGAGCTAGCTGCGATGGACATGCAGAATACCCAAGATATTGATGACATCAATAATAGTACCAACGTTAATAACAATAACAATAATAATGATATCAGCAATAACGATCGCGATTTTGATGCGCCAATTGCTACATTAGATGATGCAACTCCGCCTATTGGTTTAGATGTGGATTTGGATGCAACCAATCTGCCAACTCCTAACAACCTTGAGACATTGGGTAGGAATGAGAGCGCCGCTGAACGCGCACAGACGGCTGAAGTTATGTCGCGTCCGATCGATGTTAGCGACTCTGTCAGTAGTGGGCGCGTGGATGGAACCGGTACTTTCGATAATGAGATTGTCGCCAATGCCAGTGATGAGACCAATGAAGATGGTACAACGTCAGATATCATCAATCCTGATGACTACTTGCCAGACTATCAAGCAGACTCTCAGGGAATAAACCAGAGTATCGAACAAGCCAGTAAGCCCAAGCCAATGGCACGTAATAAAGGCAATATCGTGAAACGCCTTTATAATCGTTTATTCAATGCAGGTGTGATGGCATTACCACATGTAGATACTACAATTTATCTACGGCAGGCGACCGCTGAAGGTGCTGTCGATGGTAAGCCAAAGCTCACCAAAGCGGATAATGACGTTCAGCCCATGAAAAACATCAAGGCTGCCCTTGATGATACGACGGTTCAGTCAGTTACCGACTTTACGGCCGCCTTGCCACGCCTACGCCAAACAGCATTAGAGGCAGCCCAAGCAGTGGGTTACTATGATATTACGTTACGCCTACGTCAGCGCAATGCTGACACGATCGATGTCATTATCGAAGAGCTGGGCGAGCCGGTACGTGTGGACAGCCGTATTGTTGAGATTCGCGGTGAAGGCAGTGAACAACCAGAATATATAGCACTTGAAAAAGACTTGCCGCCACAAGTGGATGATATCTTCAATCACCGTGTTTATAAAGATAGCAAGGCGGCCCTTGAGTCGCTGAGTAATACTTATGGCTATTTTGATCAATATTGGCTCAACAAATCCGTTGATATTATCTTGCCAGATAATACAGCAGATGTGTCGCTGGTCTACAACACTGGTGATCGTTATGAGTTTGATGACGTTGTGTTTTTTACATACGATGAAGAAACCAATACCTTAACCCAAGATCCTGACAAGCTACCTGTTGAGTTGTCACTATTACAACAGTTGTTTGACTTTAAGCCCGGTGATCCTTTTTATCGACCAGCGGTGACCGAGTTTAGCAATGACTTATCAGCGACTCGTTATTTTAATACGGTTAACGTTGAGTCGATATTGCCGCCAGATGAACGCAGTGAAGCCAGTACTTTGGCTTTTGATAACACACCTACCAATAATAGCGGCACACTCGACGACGATATTAATAGTGATGGCGCCTTAGACATTGCGGGCAATAATGGTGCTGAAAGTTCAGCTGCTTCTAATAGTAGCCGTGTTAATAAAGACAATAACGCTGATGATGGTGATGAAAATAACGCAGAGAGTGAGGGCAATACGACTGCCAATAGCGGTGAAACAGTCAATCCCGCCGACATTGCGGCGATCGATTTTGAAGCTGATGCAGCAACACTTGATAAGCTACAAGCTATCAAACAAAAAGCAGAGCGCTTGAGCCGCTTACCAAATGACCGTGTATTGGATGAAAAAGACCAAGAAGCGGACAATATTTTGGGTAAAATAAGCGACGGCATCAGTAATATTGCGCAAAAAATATTCCCTGATGAAGAAAGCTTAATCACTGATGAAAACTTTGTACCACCAACGCTGGCTGGTCGAAAAACGCCGCGACAAGTGGCAGAAAGTAAAAAAGTACCGTTGTATGTTTTTGTCTCTTCAAGTAAGCCGCGCGATGCCCAAGTAGGTCTTGGTTACGGCACAGATACGGGTGTGCGAGCGACGGCAAAAATAGACTATAATTTGCTCAATCGTAAAGGCTATCAAGCTGGTGCAGAGACCGAAGTTTCCAGAATTACTAAAAACGTCGCTGTTTATGCCAGTCGACCTTGGAAACATCCACTTAACGATAAATTAGATGCGCGTCTTACCTATGAAGAAGAGGTCATCGACCAAGGTGAAGGCAACTTCGACTTATCTACTACGACGCTAAAAGCAGCATTGGCGCGTAATATTCGCCGTGACAGTGGCTGGAATCGCAGCTACTCTGTGAATTACCGTTTAGATGAGCTAGAGACTGGGGTCGATGAAACAGAGTTGGACGATCTACCTATTCGCTTTACTTCCTCTAAGCCTAAGCAGCAAGCGCTGCTATTTGGTTATGGTATGAACAAAACCGACGTAGACAGCGTGACCAATCCGACTCGCGGTATGCGTCAGTATTACTCGCTTGAAGCAGGGGCTGATAAAGCCCTTAGCGACACTAATATGGCAATCATTCGCGCGGGTGTCAGCGGCATTTATAGTTTTGGCGATGAGCAAAAGCATCAAGTGCTGGGCAGTCTGAATACAGGCTACATCTGGGCAGATGATTTTTATGATGTGCCTTATAAATTACGCTTCTTTGCGGGTGGTGACCAAAGTATTCGTGGTTATGACTATGAGAGCTTGTCACCGCTCGACAAGGGCTATTTGACTGGTGGGCAAGTGCTTGCGGTTGGTAGTGCAGAGTATAATTATGAATTTAAACCAGGATTCCGCGGGGCATTCTTCACTGATGTGGGTAATGCTTACGACAAAAACTTCGAGACTGAGACAAAGGTCGGCGTCGGTGTTGGTATCCGCTGGGCATCGCCAGTCGGTGTGGTACGAGTTGATGTGGCGGCTGGCGTAACAGAAGAAAGCATACCCGTTAGGCTGCATTTCTTTATTGGCTCGCCTTTATAG
- a CDS encoding translocation/assembly module TamB domain-containing protein — translation MLTKNTPPNNSPDEDPAQRDARAVRRWYPLSFLLKLLVLILIVLAIMFAVFFYAMGTESGTKFILEKVSAETGIDFKYGRGNLRDGIWVTDIDIKATEDLEVLVDKAYVKIGWRAIFAKEVHLRDADIQTIEIINNKPPTGEPFDYKTLQLPVNLRFDHAKIKNITYKQVTKEPIVVQDIVARDLTWVGSTVTVGRGDLQYADIVKISALQGEIDLQGDYPLDLSAIAEVSALEKAYVDPLNITATGTLKRTVGKVRSRYNDSDVSGDFVVQGLDQDSPFQAKLQWDDILIPYAESQKIRLKSGTATATGVISEIRLRINTELTAKDIPSGHYQGRAVIANSQMRIDRLDAQVPAGNLILQGILDWQDSFDAKVRATGSNFDIRRVIPNDYADFKAYAPQKLNGRLSLHYQQQNSAGSIALDADLRQRDGEHVNANIVQGKTSAKSTQVAPWYIDAKWQNLIRRDVPNIGNIDSPRGQADVIIRGSRLSVDANAVINELNAAPKGNYDVSVRKAGDVIDINRLNYKGVVGDLSGTGQIQLANKKRPLTWQIDARTNGLLPKQYRSDLPLERLTGSVSARGRLLTITKGGVSGQRHIITLNKTDLQAQLDATQDGRAIGITGAGDAKIDIVGGELSMFDARFNGQVDTADVPKGRLSIDAAGTPKFISIRKLNYNGEAGAVNAKGVIDLRKNIGWTIDGRFDKFNLGYFLPNNPAIITGDLKTSGEWQTAPKNSKNAAGKLQRFAVNFDGVLDAEQLPAGKLTIDASGDDQLIRIKRFRHVGAAGSIDAKGTVDVRQGIAWDIDAVMDRFNIGYFLKDTPSLITGTIDTDGRWSDSQQIINIKKIDLRGMLKGQPLSAKGSLAAKMRLPKDLASYFKRLQTQDAQAQYKQVNALIDSLNADNLVLRWGDNYVTANGNAKQLQTKINITSLDQLSDKLAGKVTGGATLSQPVGQALPTIYIDLVGERIALPGFILRQGRVRGKLVNLANSPSQLIITAEGLDAAGQSFKSVKATFNGTEQAHVVNLDVANEQLTIGARLKGGFNRDKLSWSGVIGKGRVQSKYATLNQLQPAQLIVDLPNNQNGNNNDLKVQLAAHCWQATDQTGKVCLRENLIASPDKGEVNIALQNLDTSLLSVFLPKDIDWHGKINGKAIVGWQRGRPPTINTTLYSDNGKIGLIQDGDSLPVTLPYKRVSLIALSVPEGIKLRTDINTGGGARGYAEVVVDPYKTPKPISGALVLNELNLAIFKPFFPGMRVLEGNVTMAGGLGGTLDKPQFYGDVKLANGRIAMLDLPINLTNVNTDAKIRGTQATIDGTFSSGTGKGVLTGTVNWQQKLQAKLSVSGERLVITQPPLLVAEINPDIDIIVRPSDRYVDIKGAVSVPSATIRPPEASEDIITQTEDAVVLDRRLIGNIDEVLAISKPWSINADIGVDLGDDINFRGFGAVIPLAGAINITQNGTGVMRAKGVVQVSRRTNINAFGQNLELNYGQVRFNGDVMKPNLSIEAVKTISGKTVGVRVKGNTESPNIIVFNNAGLTQQQAMNALVTGRINNKGATQISEQGFKSQVTNNLAAAGLSFGLSGTRNLTNQIGQIFGFQSLTVDASGSSEDTNVNVTGYVTPDLYIRYGVGVFNAQNSLSIRYQLTRRIYVEATSAAENAVDVVYSWQF, via the coding sequence ATGCTGACAAAAAATACCCCGCCTAATAATTCCCCAGATGAAGATCCAGCACAGCGCGATGCTCGTGCCGTCAGACGTTGGTATCCGCTGTCATTTTTGCTCAAATTACTGGTGCTTATTTTAATTGTGCTGGCCATCATGTTTGCTGTGTTTTTTTACGCAATGGGTACAGAGTCGGGTACGAAGTTTATATTAGAGAAAGTCAGTGCTGAGACGGGCATTGATTTTAAATATGGTCGCGGTAATTTACGTGATGGAATCTGGGTCACTGATATCGATATCAAGGCGACTGAAGACCTTGAAGTATTGGTTGATAAAGCTTACGTCAAGATAGGCTGGCGTGCCATATTTGCCAAAGAAGTGCATCTGCGTGATGCAGACATACAAACCATTGAGATTATCAATAACAAGCCACCAACGGGTGAGCCGTTCGATTATAAAACGTTACAGCTACCAGTGAACTTACGCTTTGATCACGCTAAAATAAAAAATATTACTTATAAACAAGTGACCAAAGAGCCCATTGTTGTGCAGGATATTGTTGCCCGTGATTTAACATGGGTCGGTAGCACGGTAACGGTTGGTCGCGGCGATTTACAATATGCTGATATCGTCAAAATCAGTGCCTTACAAGGTGAAATTGATTTACAAGGCGACTATCCGCTAGATTTAAGCGCGATTGCAGAAGTCAGTGCGCTAGAAAAAGCCTATGTTGACCCATTGAATATCACGGCAACAGGGACGCTAAAACGTACGGTTGGTAAGGTTCGTAGTCGCTACAATGACAGCGATGTGAGCGGTGATTTTGTTGTCCAAGGATTGGATCAGGATTCGCCATTTCAGGCAAAATTGCAATGGGATGATATTTTGATCCCTTATGCTGAAAGCCAAAAAATTCGTTTAAAAAGTGGTACTGCTACCGCGACAGGGGTTATCTCTGAAATACGTCTGCGTATCAATACTGAGCTGACGGCTAAAGACATTCCGTCTGGTCACTATCAAGGTCGCGCCGTTATTGCAAACAGTCAGATGCGTATTGATCGCTTAGATGCTCAGGTGCCAGCTGGAAATTTAATTCTGCAAGGTATTTTAGATTGGCAAGACAGTTTTGATGCAAAAGTACGAGCGACAGGTAGCAATTTTGATATTCGCCGCGTTATTCCTAATGACTATGCTGATTTCAAAGCATATGCACCGCAAAAGCTGAATGGTCGATTGTCACTACATTATCAGCAGCAAAACAGCGCTGGTAGCATAGCGCTTGATGCAGATTTGCGTCAACGTGATGGCGAGCATGTGAATGCTAATATCGTCCAAGGCAAAACGTCAGCGAAGTCGACACAGGTAGCGCCTTGGTATATCGATGCCAAATGGCAAAACCTAATCCGCCGCGATGTACCTAATATCGGTAATATTGATAGTCCGCGTGGACAGGCGGATGTCATCATTCGTGGCTCACGGTTATCAGTAGATGCCAATGCGGTCATTAATGAATTGAATGCCGCTCCTAAAGGCAACTATGACGTGAGCGTGCGCAAAGCTGGGGATGTCATCGACATCAATCGCCTGAACTATAAAGGGGTCGTGGGCGACTTATCAGGTACTGGGCAGATTCAATTGGCAAATAAAAAGCGTCCGCTCACATGGCAGATAGATGCGCGTACCAATGGATTATTACCCAAACAGTATCGCAGTGATTTGCCGCTTGAGCGCCTAACAGGTAGTGTCAGCGCGCGTGGTCGTTTATTGACTATTACTAAAGGTGGCGTTAGTGGTCAGCGTCATATTATTACCTTAAACAAGACCGACTTGCAGGCGCAACTTGATGCGACTCAAGATGGCCGTGCTATTGGCATAACGGGTGCGGGTGATGCCAAAATCGATATCGTTGGTGGCGAGCTATCTATGTTCGATGCGCGCTTCAATGGTCAAGTCGATACTGCAGATGTACCAAAAGGACGCCTATCTATTGATGCGGCTGGCACGCCAAAGTTTATCAGTATTCGTAAGCTCAATTACAATGGTGAAGCGGGCGCAGTGAATGCCAAGGGCGTCATCGATTTGCGTAAAAATATCGGCTGGACGATAGATGGTCGCTTCGATAAGTTTAATTTGGGTTATTTCTTGCCCAATAATCCAGCGATTATCACAGGTGATCTAAAAACCAGTGGCGAGTGGCAAACTGCGCCTAAGAATAGTAAAAATGCCGCAGGCAAACTGCAACGTTTTGCGGTGAATTTCGATGGAGTGCTAGATGCTGAGCAACTGCCAGCGGGCAAGCTAACCATTGATGCCAGTGGCGATGACCAGCTGATTCGTATCAAGCGTTTCCGTCATGTGGGCGCGGCAGGCAGTATTGATGCCAAAGGGACGGTTGATGTACGTCAAGGCATTGCGTGGGATATTGACGCAGTGATGGATCGTTTTAATATTGGTTATTTCCTCAAAGATACTCCAAGCCTCATCACCGGCACTATCGATACGGATGGGCGCTGGAGTGACTCGCAGCAAATCATTAATATCAAAAAAATTGATTTAAGAGGTATGCTAAAGGGTCAACCGCTTAGTGCCAAAGGTAGCTTAGCAGCGAAGATGCGTCTGCCAAAAGATTTGGCAAGCTATTTCAAGCGTCTACAAACGCAAGATGCACAGGCGCAATATAAGCAAGTAAATGCCTTGATAGACAGCTTAAACGCGGATAATTTAGTGCTACGTTGGGGTGATAACTATGTCACTGCTAATGGCAATGCTAAGCAATTACAAACCAAAATTAATATCACCAGTCTGGATCAGTTGTCAGATAAATTGGCTGGCAAAGTCACTGGCGGTGCGACCTTATCACAGCCAGTAGGACAAGCGCTGCCAACTATTTATATCGATTTGGTTGGTGAGCGAATTGCGCTGCCAGGCTTTATTTTGCGCCAAGGTCGCGTGCGCGGTAAGCTGGTAAATTTGGCAAACAGCCCAAGTCAGCTGATTATCACCGCTGAAGGTTTAGATGCAGCTGGACAGAGTTTTAAAAGCGTTAAAGCAACATTTAATGGTACTGAGCAGGCGCATGTGGTCAATCTTGACGTTGCCAATGAGCAGCTTACGATTGGCGCAAGGCTTAAAGGCGGCTTCAATCGGGATAAACTGAGCTGGTCTGGCGTCATCGGTAAGGGCCGTGTTCAATCTAAATATGCGACCTTAAATCAGTTACAGCCAGCGCAGTTAATTGTTGATTTACCCAACAATCAAAATGGCAATAATAACGATTTAAAAGTACAGTTGGCAGCGCATTGCTGGCAAGCCACCGATCAAACGGGCAAGGTATGCTTACGTGAAAACTTAATCGCGTCACCTGATAAAGGTGAGGTGAATATTGCCTTACAAAATCTAGATACGTCATTACTATCGGTCTTTTTACCCAAAGATATTGACTGGCATGGCAAAATTAATGGTAAGGCGATTGTTGGCTGGCAACGTGGTCGTCCACCGACTATTAATACCACACTGTATTCAGACAACGGCAAAATCGGCTTGATTCAAGATGGTGATAGTTTACCCGTCACTCTGCCTTATAAGCGGGTCTCATTGATTGCACTGTCCGTCCCTGAGGGCATCAAACTACGTACCGATATTAATACTGGTGGCGGTGCGCGTGGCTATGCTGAAGTGGTCGTTGATCCTTATAAGACGCCTAAGCCAATTTCGGGCGCTTTGGTATTGAATGAGCTCAACCTTGCGATATTCAAGCCTTTCTTCCCAGGTATGCGAGTGCTAGAGGGCAATGTCACGATGGCAGGAGGATTGGGCGGTACATTGGATAAGCCGCAATTCTATGGCGATGTGAAACTTGCTAATGGCCGTATTGCGATGCTTGATTTGCCCATTAATTTAACCAATGTAAATACTGACGCCAAAATTCGTGGTACTCAAGCGACTATTGATGGAACCTTTAGCAGTGGTACGGGTAAAGGGGTTTTGACTGGTACCGTTAATTGGCAACAAAAACTCCAAGCCAAGCTTAGCGTCAGCGGCGAGCGTTTGGTGATTACTCAGCCACCATTGTTAGTGGCAGAAATCAATCCTGATATTGATATCATCGTGCGTCCAAGCGATCGTTATGTCGATATTAAAGGGGCGGTCAGCGTACCGTCAGCGACCATTCGGCCGCCAGAAGCCAGCGAAGATATCATTACTCAAACCGAGGATGCTGTGGTTCTTGATCGTCGTCTCATTGGTAATATTGACGAGGTATTGGCAATATCGAAACCTTGGTCAATCAATGCGGATATCGGTGTCGACTTGGGTGATGATATCAACTTCCGTGGTTTTGGTGCCGTTATTCCTTTAGCTGGTGCGATTAATATCACTCAAAATGGCACGGGTGTCATGCGTGCGAAAGGGGTGGTGCAAGTATCACGTCGTACCAATATCAACGCTTTTGGTCAGAATCTAGAGCTTAACTACGGACAAGTGCGCTTCAACGGTGATGTGATGAAACCTAACCTCAGTATTGAGGCGGTTAAAACGATCAGTGGCAAAACGGTAGGTGTACGTGTCAAAGGCAATACAGAAAGTCCCAATATTATTGTCTTTAATAATGCAGGCTTGACCCAGCAGCAGGCGATGAATGCTTTGGTGACAGGTCGAATTAATAACAAGGGCGCCACCCAAATCAGTGAGCAAGGCTTTAAATCGCAAGTGACGAATAACCTAGCCGCCGCGGGCTTAAGCTTTGGACTGAGTGGCACGCGCAATCTAACCAATCAGATCGGTCAGATTTTTGGTTTTCAGAGTTTGACCGTTGATGCCTCAGGCAGTAGTGAAGACACCAACGTCAACGTCACCGGTTATGTGACGCCTGACTTGTATATACGCTACGGAGTAGGGGTGTTTAATGCTCAAAATAGCTTATCCATTCGTTATCAGTTAACTCGACGTATTTATGTAGAGGCAACCTCAGCGGCAGAAAACGCGGTGGATGTGGTTTACAGCTGGCAGTTCTAA
- a CDS encoding NUDIX domain-containing protein: protein MPNEADNHVDSSFNSEKVLIVNVAVAVIHHKAQYLLGFRNAAQHQGNRYEFVGGKIEANENAEQALIREVAEETGIEICDNTMVKLGRLHHDYGDKQISLQIYKVELTAQQYEQHKHRQYGLEGQALTWVNKADLLAGKYHLPAANQTILEWLSVPTTIAITYPLTHFDASPDPMAAWLTFHQNKLTANAWVYIRIKAAGSESIAAQLMHMRPDIKAIVPCDVNGQTLTTEALLAMKDTTTANSIVANQLSHTALLQWSEDTQDRVLSKNYPLIVSCHDAASIDAANKLAHARLQQQLPPVIGAFLSPVLVTHTHPDTVPLGWESWSALAQLADMPIIGLGGLSPVIIHQVSEHGGISVAGIRQFFE, encoded by the coding sequence ATGCCAAATGAAGCAGACAACCACGTTGATAGCTCATTTAACAGCGAAAAAGTACTTATCGTAAACGTGGCAGTTGCGGTCATTCATCATAAAGCCCAATATTTACTTGGATTTAGAAACGCCGCCCAGCATCAAGGCAATCGCTATGAATTTGTAGGTGGCAAAATAGAAGCCAATGAAAACGCCGAGCAGGCGTTAATTCGGGAAGTTGCTGAAGAGACAGGCATTGAAATTTGTGACAATACGATGGTCAAGCTTGGACGTCTGCATCATGATTATGGTGATAAACAGATCAGTTTACAGATTTATAAGGTTGAGCTGACTGCGCAGCAGTATGAGCAGCATAAGCATCGCCAATATGGGCTAGAAGGTCAGGCGCTAACGTGGGTAAATAAGGCAGATTTATTAGCAGGAAAGTATCATTTACCGGCTGCTAACCAGACGATCCTCGAATGGCTCAGTGTGCCAACAACGATAGCAATTACCTATCCATTGACGCATTTTGATGCCTCACCTGATCCAATGGCCGCATGGCTGACTTTTCATCAAAACAAGCTAACAGCCAATGCTTGGGTATATATTCGAATAAAGGCAGCTGGCTCAGAAAGTATAGCAGCGCAGTTGATGCATATGCGTCCAGATATTAAGGCGATTGTCCCTTGTGATGTCAATGGGCAGACCCTAACCACTGAAGCGCTGCTAGCAATGAAAGATACAACCACTGCCAATTCAATCGTTGCCAATCAGCTGTCTCATACCGCATTGTTGCAATGGTCGGAGGATACACAAGATAGAGTGCTGTCTAAAAATTATCCGTTAATAGTCAGTTGTCATGATGCTGCCAGTATTGATGCTGCTAATAAACTGGCTCATGCTCGGTTACAGCAGCAATTACCGCCCGTCATTGGCGCCTTTTTGTCTCCTGTACTAGTCACCCATACACATCCTGACACTGTGCCACTTGGTTGGGAATCATGGTCAGCATTGGCACAATTGGCTGATATGCCGATTATCGGTTTGGGTGGTTTATCACCTGTGATAATACATCAAGTATCAGAGCATGGTGGTATCAGTGTTGCTGGTATTCGACAGTTCTTTGAATAG
- a CDS encoding lipocalin family protein — translation MKTNKLPQSAWSDTKEAGSQSKQTTQSRHYHLNEDSTRQTGHASNDASYNHDNLNDRYSTHLAKKTSSKDHYFGYKSADKSPLRAKESTMTNSNNNKDGDSKYSESSNFVSDYCTKDSGHCTNDYKWSQELSEKEPLISDFLGDKINGSINSPVQKESGQNRHSTQNTDSSSTSTYSSYKEIPERIFMNGLIKHTGIALAIIIPLAAFSAYAATPPVNATADITANATTDRTTTETLSIKPSAIIHKSASTPTTVDSVDLKKYTGTWYEIGRLPMYFQRNCASDVTANYTEKTDGSGIIVTNKCVQKDGSGITSEGIAKPVDESGSKLKVTFLPSWIRWLPVGRADYWVLARDADYKTALVGTPDKKYLWLLARSPNVTQETYAKYRQIAQQQGYDLKEFKLTSQTNQTVSLVP, via the coding sequence ATGAAAACCAATAAGTTACCTCAATCAGCATGGTCTGATACAAAGGAAGCTGGTTCTCAATCTAAGCAGACTACCCAGTCGCGCCACTATCATCTGAATGAGGATAGTACACGGCAGACAGGTCACGCCAGCAACGATGCTAGCTACAACCATGATAATCTAAATGACCGATATTCTACCCATTTGGCAAAAAAAACGTCTTCGAAAGATCACTATTTTGGATATAAAAGCGCTGATAAGAGCCCACTACGGGCAAAAGAGTCTACTATGACTAACAGCAATAATAACAAAGACGGCGATTCAAAATATAGCGAAAGCAGTAATTTCGTTAGTGATTACTGTACCAAGGATAGTGGTCACTGCACTAACGATTATAAATGGTCACAAGAGTTGAGCGAAAAAGAACCGTTAATATCAGATTTTTTAGGGGATAAGATAAATGGTTCAATAAATTCTCCTGTGCAAAAAGAATCTGGACAGAACCGCCATTCAACGCAAAATACTGATTCATCATCAACCTCTACTTACTCATCATACAAAGAAATACCGGAGCGTATATTTATGAATGGACTTATCAAGCATACGGGTATAGCCCTAGCTATTATCATACCATTAGCCGCATTTTCAGCGTATGCGGCGACGCCACCGGTCAATGCTACAGCTGATATAACTGCTAACGCCACTACGGATAGAACCACCACAGAGACGTTGTCAATTAAGCCAAGCGCCATCATTCATAAGTCTGCAAGTACACCGACCACAGTGGATAGCGTTGATCTAAAAAAGTATACAGGAACATGGTATGAGATAGGTCGTTTGCCCATGTATTTTCAGCGCAATTGTGCCAGTGATGTCACCGCCAATTATACGGAAAAAACCGATGGTTCAGGTATCATAGTCACTAATAAATGCGTACAGAAAGACGGTTCTGGCATTACTTCTGAGGGTATCGCTAAGCCTGTTGATGAGTCAGGCAGTAAGTTAAAGGTCACCTTTTTGCCATCGTGGATTCGTTGGTTGCCAGTTGGTCGTGCCGACTATTGGGTACTAGCACGTGATGCTGATTACAAGACTGCCTTAGTAGGAACGCCTGATAAAAAATATTTATGGTTATTGGCGCGTTCGCCAAACGTCACTCAAGAAACCTATGCCAAATATCGTCAAATCGCTCAACAGCAAGGCTATGACTTAAAAGAATTTAAGTTAACCTCGCAGACCAATCAAACGGTTAGCCTCGTTCCATAA